One genomic segment of Gopherus flavomarginatus isolate rGopFla2 chromosome 11, rGopFla2.mat.asm, whole genome shotgun sequence includes these proteins:
- the STK4 gene encoding serine/threonine-protein kinase 4 isoform X4, translating into METVQLRNPRRQLKKLDEDSLTKQPEEVFDVLEKLGEGSYGSVFKAIHKETGQVVAIKQVPVESDLQEIIKEISIMQQCDSPHVVKYYGSYFKNTDLWIVMEYCGAGSVSDIIRLRNKTLTEEEIATIVQATLKGLEYLHFMRKIHRDIKAGNILLNTEGHAKLADFGVAGQLTDTMAKRNTVIGTPFWMAPEVIQEIGYNCVADIWSLGITSIEMAEGKPPYADIHPMRAIFMIPTNPPPTFRKPELWSDNFTDFVKQCLVKSPEQRATATQLLQHPFVKSAKGASILRDLINEAMDVKLKRREAQQRELDQDDEENSEEDETDSGTMVRTSGDETGTVRAASTMSDGANTMIEHDGTLESQLGTMVINTEDEEEEGTMKRRDETMQPAKPSFLEYFEQKEKENQINSFGKNASGQTKNSSDWKVPQDGDYECKNI; encoded by the exons ATCCTATGGCAGCGTATTCAAAGCTATTCATAAAGAAACGGGTCAAGTTGTTGCAATTAAACAGGTTCCTGTTGAGTCTGACCTGCAGGAAATCATAAAAGAAATATCCATAATGCAGCAGTGTGACAG TCCCCATGTAGTCAAGTATTATGGCAGCTATTTTAAGAACACGGACCTGTGGATAGTCATGGAGTACTGTGGAGCTGGATCTGTGTCTGATATTATTCGATTACGAAATAAAACA ttgACAGAAGAGGAAATAGCTACAATAGTACAAGCAACCCTCAAAGGACTAGAATATCTGCATTTTATGAGGAAAATACACAGAGATATCAAAGCTGGAAATATATTACTAAATACGGAAGGACATGCTAAACTTGCAGATTTTGGGGTAGCAGGCCAACTTACA GATACCATGGCAAAACGGAACACAGTTATAGGAACCCCATTTTGGATGGCTCCAGAAGTGATCCAAGAAATAGGGTATAACTGTGTAGCAGATATCTGGTCACTGGGTATCACTTCAATAGAAATGGCTGAAGGAAAACCACCATATGCGGATATTCATCCAATGAGG GCAATTTTCATGATTCCTACAAACCCTCCTCCGACATTCCGGAAGCCAGAACTCTGGTCAGACAACTTCACAGACTTCGTAAAACAGTGTCTTGTGAAAAGTCCTGAACAAAGAGCCACTGCCACACAACTTCTCCAG CATCCATTTGTTAAAAGTGCCAAAGGAGCGTCAATCCTGCGGGACTTGATTAATGAGGCAATGGATGTGAAACTGAAACGTCGGGAAGCACAACAGCGTGAATTGGATCAAGATGATGAAGAAAACTCA GAAGAAGATGAAACAGATTCGGGTACCATGGTCCGGACAAGTGGAGATGAGACTGGTACTGTAAGAGCTGCCAGTACAATGAGTGATGGAGCCAATACCATGATAGAACATGATGGAACGCTGGAATCCCAGCTGGGTACAATGGTAATAAACACGGAAGACGAGGAAGAAGAGGGGACCATGAAGA gGAGGGATGAAACGATGCAGCCAGCCAAACCATCATTCCTGGAATATTTtgaacaaaaagaaaaggagaatcaGATCAATAGCTTTGGGAAGAATGCATCTGGCCAGACAAAAAATTCCTCTGATTGGAAGGTACCACAGGATGGAGACTATGAATGT AAAAACATTTGA